The following are encoded in a window of Staphylospora marina genomic DNA:
- a CDS encoding ATP-dependent Clp protease proteolytic subunit, which translates to MDKRKWECRKERNLYLFSRVDEKSVAEVVEKIVEINLYDDLQEEEKREYERHPIKLHISSYGGSVYCGFSLVDAILASKTPVHTICLGKAMSMALAIMVAGHKRVAHPHSTFMYHQLSAVLWGDLTHIKRDVKECERLEALYDELVLSRTRILKEKLVEVKEKRQDWFISVDEALKLGIVDEIVQS; encoded by the coding sequence TCTCCAGAGTGGATGAGAAGTCGGTGGCCGAAGTTGTGGAGAAAATCGTGGAGATCAATCTGTATGACGACTTGCAGGAAGAGGAGAAAAGGGAGTACGAACGTCATCCGATCAAGCTGCACATCAGCAGTTACGGCGGGTCCGTTTATTGCGGCTTTTCCCTGGTGGATGCAATTCTGGCCAGCAAAACGCCCGTACACACCATTTGTCTGGGGAAGGCGATGAGCATGGCGTTGGCGATCATGGTGGCCGGACACAAGCGAGTCGCGCATCCTCATTCGACGTTTATGTACCATCAGCTGTCCGCCGTTTTGTGGGGGGATTTGACCCACATCAAACGGGATGTCAAAGAGTGTGAGCGGCTGGAAGCGTTGTACGATGAACTGGTGTTGTCAAGAACCCGCATTCTGAAAGAGAAACTGGTCGAAGTAAAGGAGAAACGGCAGGACTGGTTTATTTCCGTGGATGAAGCATTGAAATTGGGAATCGTGGATGAGATCGTGCAATCCTAA